In Paeniglutamicibacter kerguelensis, one genomic interval encodes:
- a CDS encoding DUF3107 domain-containing protein codes for MDVRIGIQNVAREIVIESAENAEELAQRVSDALSAGGELRLTDSKGRLMLVPVAGIAYVEIGVEEARRVGFAH; via the coding sequence ATGGACGTTCGCATTGGAATTCAGAATGTTGCCCGCGAGATCGTAATCGAGTCTGCCGAAAACGCGGAAGAGTTGGCCCAGCGTGTCTCGGACGCATTGAGCGCCGGCGGAGAATTGCGCCTCACCGATTCCAAGGGCCGCCTCATGCTGGTTCCCGTCGCGGGCATCGCCTACGTTGAAATCGGTGTGGAGGAAGCCCGCCGCGTGGGCTTCGCACACTAG